GGGAGCTGGTTTGGGGGGGATAGACCGCCATGCTTTGCACCCATTTATGCAATCGCAATTGGAACATTTAAAGACGATTGCCGGCGATATCAAACAGAGGAATAATCCGCTTTATACAACAATGCAGATTTTTTTCAATAATTTTGAGGTCGGCATTATTTATGTGCCGCTCTTAGGTATATTTTTTGGTTTGTTTCCAATTTTTATGATTTTTACGAACGGATTACTTGTCGGGTATGTTGTGAGCGGAATTACGACAGAGATGCATTTGAGCGTCTGGAAGGTGTTGCTGTTTGGCATCTTGCCACACGGCATTCTTGAAATTCCTGCTTTCATCTTTTCTGCATCGATTGCGATGAAGCTGGGATTTGTCATGATCCGGCCGATTCCCGCAATGAGTCGCGGCCAGAGCTTGCGCTACGTAGTCCATGAGTATATTCCGGTTCTCATTGCAGTCAGTGCGGTATTGCTCGTTGCAGCTTGCATTGA
Above is a window of Fodinisporobacter ferrooxydans DNA encoding:
- a CDS encoding stage II sporulation protein M, coding for MRIGKILKANYRYILAMTLIFFAGAGLGGIDRHALHPFMQSQLEHLKTIAGDIKQRNNPLYTTMQIFFNNFEVGIIYVPLLGIFFGLFPIFMIFTNGLLVGYVVSGITTEMHLSVWKVLLFGILPHGILEIPAFIFSASIAMKLGFVMIRPIPAMSRGQSLRYVVHEYIPVLIAVSAVLLVAACIEGFVTPVLMHAFLLQRQ